Below is a window of Poecilia reticulata strain Guanapo linkage group LG8, Guppy_female_1.0+MT, whole genome shotgun sequence DNA.
tagttacatttactcaattacatttgagtactttttggggaaaatgtacttttagtagtacttttactacgctgtactttttactcttgagtcaaatttctggattttcttcccactgaatgaaaaacatgttttaaccaaaaactcacCGGattcagacacacacctgcagattttattgaagtttttcattgaaagaaactgaataagaaaattttatttttgcctgattttgttttgttttttttttttattaaatgaattgttctgatttttgtccttaaaatacagaaatttccactttatattttggtccatctgatgatgtaatttttaaatagtaaatgaTCAATAATTTGATCAAGACCTGAGTTGatgttttaccaaatacttttactctgaagtaatttcttggatggttactttttacttttacttgagtaaaatatattgaagtaaTATTTAGACTCACTTTAGTAAATGTTTGGTTTCTCTGGTCTATTGACACCAAATGTATCTGATTTTGTAAATTTGGGTTTGGGTTTACCTCTGACCTgtggaaactttttttattaatatatttaaagtgatagcagcacaaaacctttttgcagcacaaacgtttgacttTGATAGATTTGAAGACGTTTTGGGGGAAACTCCACTCGGGTCCCAGGAAGTGACTCagtctgtcttcttcttcttctccttgcTGGTTTCCAGTCTCTCCTCTCACAGTTTCCCAGTTCGGACGGCAGACTGGGAGTTTTCCGGAGGAACCTCCgcgccagcagggggcagcgctGGGACGATAACTGGGACCAGAACGTTCTGCCTCTGCTGGCGGCTCCCAGATGAAGAGGAGCTTCAGGCGTCCTGGACTctgacagaaacaggaaaacctgCTTTAGTCCTGATTTATGtgaatttgtaaataaaacgtTGATCCTGCAGCGTCGGCTCACCTGAACACTTTGATGAGTTCTACTGGAGCCAACCGGTTGTAGGGAAACACGGCGCCGACGGGTCCGGTCAGAACCTGGTGGCCCAGACCTGCAGCCTCTGCAGGGAGGAACCGCTGGATGTAACTAGTTACACTTAGAGtaactttttagaaaataaaacttttaggAGTAATTTTACTGCaccttattttttaaatttcttatatTGTCACTGTAAGTACTTTAGTTTTAACAAACTGTATAGACTTTACAGACTGTAAGTActagttttataagttttatattgataaaaatggaaacagaaaagtgctgattctgatttaattattttgtaattatttgtattaatatCAGAATTTATgcctaatttaataaaaatcagggccttgctaaaaatgtttttaaaattacattataagattaaagttgtaataataagAAGCCATGTTACCAGAATAAGAGtcattatgagaataaagtccaaATAATACAAGAATTAAGTCAGATTATGACAACTAAGTCTGTAATCTCGTGATGACTTTATGCTCATATTATTACggctttatttttgtatcattATGATTTCTCACATTATTACGACTTTCCCCgtattttttattctggttCTGATACTTTGTTGTAATCTGATGACATTGTAAAATAGTGAATCTGATTTTTCAATCCAGTTCTCTGTACTTTAGTtgcctttttaccaaatacttaaTGAGTAACTTCTTGGAcgtctactttttattttaacttgagtAGAAATATGttaagtagtgctactcttctTACTTTAGATCCTCTACCCAGTTCTGTgaaaccggaccggaccgggacTGTAACTCGGTTCCGGGTCTGAAGCGTCTTGATCCTCACCGAGCCGCAGCTTGAAGCCGCCGTACGTCTCCGGGTTTCTGATGGTGGAGCAGATCAGGATCTCGGCTGCCGCTGAACATTTCAGGATCTTCAGCAGCAGATCCGCCAGACTTCCTGCCACTTCTGGATCGTACACCACGTCTGCAGGAGACGGGAGGAGAGTCACCGAGGGGCGTGGCCACACAAAGGACCACACCTGATTGGACCAAATTTGTTTCCTTGCTTTTAACTTATCTGGGACCGGACTTTCacttaagctttatttttagcttACTGTTGTAACCAAGGGCAACAGAAGACTTGGTAAGCACTTCAGTATAACAACAGCCCTCGACCCGCACCGAGCCGGACCGAACCTGCAGCGATCACCGTGTCGGGTCGGATCCGGCGGATCTGCTCCTCCGGCGCCGTCGTCCAGTCCAGCTGGTCCACCGTGACGGATGGACTCTTCCCGCCGCCGAGCCCGTTCAGACGGACGTTTTCTCTGAGTTTCTCCAGAACCGTGGCGTGACAGTCGCTGAAGACGAACCGGACCGGGCTGCAGGAGCGGCACACGGTGATTCCGGTCAATCCGACGCCGCTTCCCAGCTCCAGAACCGACCTGTACGAGAGAGTCTGTTAAGAACAGAACCCAGAGTTCTAAAGGGAACCGTTTCTAAAGTTACACAGTAATAACAGCAATACTTTGGTTTGTTTATCCAGTCAGAGAAAAAACTGGAGTTCACTTTGGAAAGTCattgtcaccatgttgttcACTCAGTTACAAAAGTCACAGTCCaactgtaaaaaacacaaaagctaaatatttagcttggaaaataagtatttaatttgGAACTATTTGTATAGTTAAACAGTTTGCAAATTAAACATTAAGTTTGCAAAGTTTAGTCCAAACTAAAGTCTCAACTAAATATCTAActcacaagctaaatatttactttggaactaaacatttaaaataaacatttgatttggaATTAGATAGTTATATGCTTAATTTCAACCTAAATATAAAGTTTGCTAACTTAATATTTTCTAAGCTAAATATTGAGCTgatgaagtaaatatttagcttaagcTAAactgtttttagcatttttagaactaaaaatgtaaactgacTATTTAGagttatatatttaaatattaaattttgtaGCTAAATAGTTTGAAAccctgacatttataaatgcataagcagtggtggagaaagtactcaaaaaatttacttaagtaaaagtacaaatacacagtcaaaaatgtacttaagtaaaagtcaaagtaccacattaacattttacttaagtaaaagtaaaaaagtactggcttttaaaaatacttaagtattaaaagtaaaagtactcgctgaataTACATAACCTAATCGCTAATAGGTTAGCGATTAGTGTGCCGAtcgtaattaattttaatacatcagaaatgtgccgtTGTAataaacaatgccacagattaaacatgttcttattgtgtttattctctgtaacagtttagacttagatatRYgattctatgaatcataatttcagggatggaaacattttgtctcctgtcctaacatagcatgaactttattagtggcatttatttagaaagaaatccaactgaaaggggatgtaAAGAAGTTGGGGGCGGGGTGGAGGatatgcaaccaaggagccatgtagcagagttgtagtcaagacaaCCGAACCCGAGACCAGCGCCCTgcgctaaatgacacaataaaattaagcttaccaatcaaaattggttctcagattgatctgaaagatccacattcccataagaacacctagatattaaatacttagagctgaccAGTWAcaattaaaactcatttcattccgttttgctttcatcgctgagctacaatccgcagaggtctcctggCATCCCTATAAAAttaacgccctgggcggttgcccatattgctcatgtcagaaacctcAACTGCCTGTACCATTAAACCATGAAACATACcaattaacggtaaacaacgttcaactatgaacactgtccaatggcgcaacaagcaagaagtaaccaagcagaatgagcaccgtgactgttctcatcYtccctcctgctgcaacgtttgccaccatgacaggagacgaaatcaatcaatgagcatgctctgcatTCATAcattcaacttttacttattccgcgaataaataaatgtgtgtatgtacacacacacacatatatatatatactgcagTATACACAataacaaagaacggctctcagtgaggcttcagtcccaTCAatcttagtaaagatccgtccaggagaatcggatcgttccttaatgtcatattactatattgcactttggtcacagcgttgtcccatatatgcgacacctcagtcaacacctccacacagtaattcagtgCACGagtaacaactttttttcatcgcggATGCAACATATGTATCTCAGTCCAGCTatctttgctagcatcacgtccacagatcttacctttctttaagctttccttccaagtgacgctaaaagttggaccaagtcccaccgtctgtgaaagcgaagcgctgctgattttacatgtcgccatatctatgatttatgcagcgttATTATATAATTGACGATCAGACgtctcagaggaaaccactgcgcatgtctggagctccgcatgcaagtaaaggtggagccgatgggtgacaacagacacacAAGTcgttattggttggattttgcggcgccaccttaagtttctgaacttcacattttaacggacaaaaaacTCAACGGGACTTgaatgtaacgagtaacgcgacagttttgtagaaatgtagtgaagtagaaagtacagatatttactgtaaaatgtagtggagtaaaagtagaaagtccccattattaaatctacttaagtaaagtacagatacacgaaaattgtacttaagtacagtaacgaagtatttgtacttcgttacttcccaccactggcaGCTTCAGACGGCTCAGGTTCAGGTGAGGTCACACCTGCCGGTGAACACCTGCGGGTTCTCCAGAGCCCACTCTGCCAGGTAGAGAGCAGCTTCCCAGGTCACCAGGCCCGTCGTTCCCTCAGAGATCACAGCCACGTTTTCCAGAAGGCTGACGGCGTCTCCGCTGGGCTGCGGCACAAAAACCAAACTCTGATCACGACCGAATGCATTTAGTTATAGTTTAAATGACTacatttaaattcatcatttagATTATATGTATTTGTAAGTATTAGCATATAAGCATGATTAACTGCAAGCTCAGgcattaattaaattaaaagtccaaatgttattatttaattaCACAACTTGTACATTTCCTCAAATGATTATGAATTATTACATAAGttattaaatattgaattaattcaaatttaatttaaattatgacaaaaactTGTGCAGCTTATTGCAGTGGATGGACTGAAGCTGTTAGTTTGTTTCCTGGTTCTCCGCTCCAGTGACGGAGGCCATCAGTACCAGGAAGTAGCTCTTGTGGCAGAGCGGCGTCTCCTCCACCCCCACCACCTGCGCCAGGGCGTCGTACAGCTCATCCAGAGGGTCGCAGCCTGCAGCCTCCTGctgcacagacacacaacaACGCCTGTTAgtataaatcactgaaaatcagaaattactgggaaagaaaataatttctgttgtTGTGAACTTAATGAAACTGACCCGTTTGATGAGCTCAGAGAGGAAAATCCTCCTGAATCGGACCGATGGTGgaaactttccacacagaggATGAAGACAagtctgtaaaaaacaaaaacactggattATTATAGATTTAATTCAGATTAATCAGAGAGTAAAGTTCTGTGAGGATCATCCCACCTGCTTCAGCAGCTCTGAGATGAACTCTGATGACTTGTTGCTCTGCAGCTCGTTGTCTAGAAACTGTTAAaatcaaagacagaaaaattcatccttttaaaaacaaaatggctgcatgactttgttttgcaaagatgCATAACGTTTGGAGCCACTGCCTAAAACTAAATCagaaatgatccaaaacacagaAGCTAGAATGCAACAGAAGAGACACAAACTGTTgtaatggcctagtcaaagtccagacctcaatCTGATATAAATGCTATGGAGGGATATAAAGAAAGTTGTGTAATATAAACCCACTGCTGAGTGTTTTCGCAGCCGGAGCTTTCAGAAACGGAAACATTTTATGTGTGATTATTGCCCAGCAGCTGATCTCAGTGGGTGTTTTAAATTATCGCCTCGCAACAGAATCAGGCTGATTTTCAACGGAGTTTGGCGGCGCCTCAAACTCACCGTCCAATTAAACGAAGCCAAGCGGTTCATGGAGAAAAACGAGGCCCGAAAATCCCGTAGAATATCCTCAGGTTTCCGCTCTTTCTGCTCTGAAAGCGCCATCTTCCACGTGTGTTTGTTTACTTCCTGCTTACCCATAATTCAATGCGAGGTTTACTACCGCTCCTGGGTAATGTAGTTTGaatgtaattaatatttttacatcaaaatgaTTTACTAATGATGTTTATAATAGGTAAATGttgtcattaaaatgttttagttgttttttaaattaaatgctgacatttaaatcaaacacatttaaaataaaatagtgaaaTTACAAACCTGCATGAAACGGAGCTTTAAGATCTTCtttatctgctgaaagtttcCTTgccgctctttttttttttgcggtgTCACTGCGGGAGCCGATAAAACTCTTTACAGTTTGGATGTTAACAGCAGCAGCCTGACCTGGTGAGtaaaaaacagatcaaacttTCTATTCATTCTTACATAAACGTAAAAAtagtttacatttaatataaaattaaatattagataATAATTCTGTAATATCAAATGcaactgctttaaaatgtattacagaAACAGACAAGGCTGTTAACACCATGTGCGTCAATATATAGGTGTAACAAATCAGTTGGAATTTATTAATTGCAAtaataaaactgttgttttgtaTAACATCGCAGTTTGCAGTCTGTCCATAGTTTTAAAGATGTTACAAAGACACACaatagattatttttcaaagaaaattataGAACTAGCCTGATGTAAACCAAATAATACAATtactaataatttaaaaatcagtaaaattgTTAGAATAATTTATTATGTAGTTAATAGTAACTACAATATATCAATTATATTAAGCAAATagtaaaataatcagatttaagtgaaggaataaaaaatacatatcaaGAAATAGGCcacaattttgttaaaaaaatattaaataggttaaccaattaaattaaatgacagcaaaagtaactttaataagaaaatactaaaatagtaaacaattaataaaattagTGGCAATATTGAGaagtcaaaaaataataaaataaatgcaatcaataaataattaaaaactgagTTTAGTCAATATCTATGTCTTtgataaaaatgattaatacaTTTCAATCAAGaactcagaaataaaatacatattaacaaaagaataaatattacCCTGTAAGTATTTCACTCAGTTCTAACAAATATACATATTACCGACTTTAAGTATTAGTTTCGTAGGTttggtattgaagaaaaaaaatgacttggagAAGACACCCTATAATTTAGCCTGAATTTATCATTCtgtaattatgtaatttatttatagaaatgttttattcattatactttaaaatatcagattttgCAGACATATTATGATTCTGTATGTTGccttaagttattttaaacatatattaaaatgtatttttcagtcAACAAAATTCTCTCCGTggatttttatggtttttcacCTAACTTTATAGACGGGAACAGAACAAACACGCCTGTTTCTGTTCGGACACTTTAAGTGACGGactataaacaaataaaatggcgGCGATGTTGAAGTAGAAGAACCGGACTCTGAAGGAGACACCGTTTAATTGTGTTAAGGAAGGTAAAATTAAAGTCTATCACACTCGCATCTCGTTTTCCGTCATGCTCCCTGTCAGCtcaacagtttgtttgtttaatggAGCTTCTGCGTTTTAATTTAGCGTAGATTTAAGCGTTTTAAGTCGATGAGCTGCCAGCAGGAGTTTGACAGGAAGAACCTAATATACCAACATTGCCTATTCATTTTAATCACTTCtgctaataaatatttctcGGGTGACAGCTTCGTATTTTGTTATCAGCTAGCACTACAGTTGACCTACTTTCTGCTCCTGGATTGCGAAATCGAGATCACTGCCGCAGAAATCAATGAGGTTCCGGCCCAGGGCTCCCcgtgttgccatgacaaccacAACGGGGCGAGTGAAGGGCGAAAGGAGGCCAGCGTTCTCACCAAACTCCACTCAAATACTGTCCGATTTGGAGGCTTTCCTCAGATTGCGATTATCTGTCAATAGACACAGTTTACTTTAAACGAATGAATGTTTCAAGCTTTGATTCGGCAATTCGTCATTACATTAATCTGAACCTCCtttccatttgttttcaatTCATCAATAATGTTTCCTAAAAGGATTTAGATGTCTGCAGTTGTTTTGACGTTTTTATGACTGCCTAGCACATCCTACATTTCCTACCGTTCGTTTTTGCTATTAATTTTGCTGCTAATGAAGATTACTGATTGATTTGGATTAGATTTAACCTTTTAAACCCAGTAGAAGAAGGATGAATTGTCctgttttcagtttagttttttttatttttatttacaaaaataaagacaaaaacctgTTCATCTCATTAAATCGAAATGTAATCAATTTATTACAGTTATTTACTTCAAGAAGTGAAACATACATCTTTATTGCAAACAGACTTATAAATATTAggtatttatttctaaaacaattcACTTAAAAATCATTAATAATATATGAAATATTCTTTCATTCCAGTGTAAAGTTTGATCCAACGTTTTTAACTTGTTAACATTGAACTAATTgaatatttcttctgtttatctTCAGAGCTGCGGACGCCATGGTGCTGAAGATCTTCTTCCCACAGTGCTGCAACCGGGCGGAGAGCGGGCTGCTGGTGGGCCGCTGGATCTCCGGCCATGACTCGGCCGTGGTGCTGGCCGTCATCCACTACCCGTTCATCCCGGCGCAGGTCAAGCAGTACATCCAGCAGGTCGGTGCGACACTAAATACTGTCCtgtggtgaataaaaaaaatgtataaattcatTACACTTTCATGTGCTGATTTTCCAAACCTCTTTCTGCTGTCTGGGTGTGTTTACGATCAGTTGAGACTTTAATGTTGGAAATATGATTGATAACGAACCAaatctgcagtatgtaacttttataaaaaatatatgtttttaacatattagTTAAAACTGTGACAGTttgctatgagacagataatctgtgaaaagatggatctcctccaccttctccctcagctacactgcaaaaacacaaaatgttaccaagtatttttggtttagtttctagtgcaaattgaaacaaatcaaaataacttaaaagtaacgTTTCTGCaagatatagaggcttgtttgttcattaataataataaaaagtacttattccattggcagataaagtgacttatgggaaaaatgtcctGTTATAAGTGATATAATctgagtgattgacagcgctaagacccgcctccttgttctgattggttgtttctagtcaCTGGAAGAAAGTGGATTATCAGTTTGATATTAAACTGTCTCAGcatggtgacagtttaaacaaatatgtaaaaaaaaatatatttttaatttacattctgTAGCTTTAAGACTTGTTTGGGTGAATCAGGGTCCGGTTAAATAAACCGCAGTAACTAATTGGACTTCTACCCTCTATGCTGTCGTCCCAGATGCAGGCTCAGAGCGGCGTTGATTTGTCGGTTCTCGGCTCCTGGAGTCTCCCTAAAGACGGGCAGGAGGGCATGGAGAGCTTCCTCAGGGACCTGAGCACCATCTTCCCCCAGGAGCGCTGGCTCCAGATCAAGAGGCAGTTCGGAAAGACGGGCTTCAGCTGCGAGGTGCTCAGCCGGGACCAGAgtgagcgccccctgctggagttCAGGAAAAGAGCAGCAGTCAGAGACGGCTTTACAAAGAAccttcatttattaaaattaatgttgtttccttccttcctgaaAGATTCCTGAAAACTGGACTTTGGAGTCTGGAAAAATCTGGATAATCTTTGGATAATCTGGAAAtctatatttcaaacattttaacaacaaacacagataaaaaaaatataataataaaacatagaaTAAAACCTTCATAATGAgttggagaagcagcagaaataatGCTCATCACTCAGAACTGTtagcttgatttttatttaataaatattttagttttattatttcagtcaAACTAAAATCATCTCatattcagaaatttctttcttgGCTAtgaaaactggaacattttctcTCCTCCAGTTTGCAGGAAGGATTCaggagaaaaagcagagaagaagcaGAGCGAAGAGGACGATGGCGACGCAGAGCGTGAGGATGAGGAGAAGGTGATCTTCGTCCACTACGAGCAGAGGAAGGTGATGCTGTCGCAGCTTCATCCTGTGGAGGCCCAGGAGTCTGGGAGCGGATCAGAACCTCACTCTGAGCTCAGACAGGTACCAGAGGACCAGAGACGATCCgggttctgaaggttctgaaGGGTTCTtgtctttctgaaaagtgtggggtGTTTTTGTGGCCTTTAGCCTCTTCCAGCTTTGATCATCTGGAGCAGAGGTCTGTGTATAAAGTGGAtcttggtctggactttgactaggccattctaacacaagAATCAGCTCTGATCTCAACCATCCCACAATATTTCTGGCTTCTTGTTTAGAGTCATTATCCAGCTTGTTTGGTTGATGGTTTGTTTGGATGTCCAGTAGCCGTTGCTATAACAACGGCTGttcttcataaaaacaacatttattacaaaccCAGTTACAAACTCAGCTTAATGTCAGGAACAATGTTAGCACAATAATTCATAAATACACAGTTATCACACTTTATATAGTAAATAATCAAGTTAGCTGGAAGTCAAATCCTCTAACAGGATTCATCAACttagcataatgctgccaccaccatattaGTTTTTCTCCACTCAGAGCCTTTTCCATTTAGACCAGTAGAATCATCTTTAGCAGCTTCCTCTCTCTGCCGGTTCAGGAAGGCGGCCATCTTTTATTCGGTTTGCAGTTCAGcatcactcctcctcctcctcctcctcctccNNNNNNNNNNNNNNNNNNNNNNNNNNNNNNNNNNNNNNNNNNNNNNNNNNNNNNNNNNNNNNNNNNNNNNNNNNNNNNNNNNNNNNNNNNNNNNNNNNNNNNNNNNNNNNNNNNNNNNNNNNNNNNNNTGTTTGGGACGGTGGCGCGCAGCCAGCCGCTCTTCGTCCTGGACCGGTACGATGACGGGCCGCTGCGGTCGACCCACTGGCAGTCTGAGGGCCGGGAGGCCAGCATCgtggtggagctgctgaagcAGGCCTCGGTTCCGCTGGGCCTCCTGCTGGGCCGGATGCTCTCCGTCTGGACCTGGATCTGCAGCGCCCGGTGAGGAGAACCGGGCCGGAGCGCAAACTTTAAATATCAGGGAGAACCGCTGAGAAATGCACTCTGAACTGGGAAGAGCTACGTCTTTCTTCAAAGTGTTATTagttacagttaaaataaataaacacaacagtaaataaaaa
It encodes the following:
- the eef2kmt gene encoding protein-lysine N-methyltransferase EEF2KMT isoform X2; this encodes MGKQEVNKHTWKMALSEQKERKPEDILRDFRASFFSMNRLASFNWTFLDNELQSNKSSEFISELLKQTCLHPLCGKFPPSVRFRRIFLSELIKREAAGCDPLDELYDALAQVVGVEETPLCHKSYFLPSGDAVSLLENVAVISEGTTGLVTWEAALYLAEWALENPQVFTGRSVLELGSGVGLTGITVCRSCSPVRFVFSDCHATVLEKLRENVRLNGLGGGKSPSVTVDQLDWTTAPEEQIRRIRPDTVIAADVVYDPEVAGSLADLLLKILKCSAAAEILICSTIRNPETYGGFKLRLEAAGLGHQVLTGPVGAVFPYNRLAPVELIKVFRVQDA
- the eef2kmt gene encoding protein-lysine N-methyltransferase EEF2KMT isoform X3: MQFLDNELQSNKSSEFISELLKQTCLHPLCGKFPPSVRFRRIFLSELIKRQEAAGCDPLDELYDALAQVVGVEETPLCHKSYFLPSGDAVSLLENVAVISEGTTGLVTWEAALYLAEWALENPQVFTGRSVLELGSGVGLTGITVCRSCSPVRFVFSDCHATVLEKLRENVRLNGLGGGKSPSVTVDQLDWTTAPEEQIRRIRPDTVIAADVVYDPEVAGSLADLLLKILKCSAAAEILICSTIRNPETYGGFKLRLEAAGLGHQVLTGPVGAVFPYNRLAPVELIKVFRVQDA
- the eef2kmt gene encoding protein-lysine N-methyltransferase EEF2KMT isoform X1 — its product is MGKQEVNKHTWKMALSEQKERKPEDILRDFRASFFSMNRLASFNWTFLDNELQSNKSSEFISELLKQTCLHPLCGKFPPSVRFRRIFLSELIKRQEAAGCDPLDELYDALAQVVGVEETPLCHKSYFLPSGDAVSLLENVAVISEGTTGLVTWEAALYLAEWALENPQVFTGRSVLELGSGVGLTGITVCRSCSPVRFVFSDCHATVLEKLRENVRLNGLGGGKSPSVTVDQLDWTTAPEEQIRRIRPDTVIAADVVYDPEVAGSLADLLLKILKCSAAAEILICSTIRNPETYGGFKLRLEAAGLGHQVLTGPVGAVFPYNRLAPVELIKVFRVQDA